The sequence below is a genomic window from Bacteroidota bacterium.
TTGGCATTCATATTAAAATGAATAGGAATGGGCTTAAGCCCATTCCATATTAAATAAACATATTAATCAAAAGCCCGAGTACCAAGGCATAGAAGATTGCAAACAACAGGTAGAGAATAAAATTCCGGGTTCCCAGTACAATTTTAACGGCACCCAGGTTGGTTATTTTGGTTGCCGGGCCGGTGATCATGAAAGCCGAAGCAGCGCCCAGGCTTAAACCACCCTGCAGCCAGCCCATCAGCAAAGGGCTGGTTCCTCCTCCGCAAACATAAACAGGTATACCTACCGCTGCAGCCATCAAGACGCCATATCCCCGGTGGCTGCCAAAAAGACTGGCAAACGCATGAGTTGGAACATAACGTTGAAACAATGCGGTCAGGATAATGCCTGCCAGGAAATAAAGGCCCGTGGCTTTAATATTTCTCCAGATATTTTTGACCAGTCGCAGGAACAAATTGGGATCGGTATCGTGACTTGCCCGCTCCTCAAAACCTGAAAAATTGAAAAAATCCTTATCCTGATAAAAAACATATACCAGCAGTCCTGCTGCTATTCCGCATATAATGCAGGATACAATACGGATGATAAAAGCAGTGGAGCCCAAAGCTGCACTGTATAGGATCAACTGAGGATTCAACAGGATAGAACTCATCATGAAAGCAGCCAGCCAATCATCGCGCATCCCTTTCTGCGAAAATGAGGCTGCAAGCGGGATGGTCCCGAACATACAAAGAGGCGAGGCAACTCCCAGCAAGCTTGCCGGGATTACCCCCAACACCCCTAACTTTTTATTCTGCATGGAAGCCAATACCCCATGAATCCTTTCCTTGGCAAAAACTGATATTACAGAACCCAATATGATGCCCACCGCCCAATAAGGGGCAATTTGCTGCAGTACAACGGAAAAATAATACCAAAGATAGATAAACTCGCGACTGATCATCTCTTGTCAATACTTACCAGCTTATAGGTTCTGCTGCCTAATCCCAATTCTGCAGCATGTTCAATAGTATGAATGCCATGGCGCGATTCAATCCGTTTTATCAGGTCTTTACCATCAGGAGCCTTATAAACAAGATCAACACAAGCCTGGTCAAGAGCCACCGGATCGAGCGAAGCCAAAATACCTATGTCCTTCATGGTAGGATCAGCAGGATGGGAATCACAGTCACAATCAACAGAAAGCTTATTCATGATACTGATGTACAAAACTCTCTTCCCTAAACTGTTCATAACTGCACCCGCAGCTTCGGCCATAGATTCCAGAAAAGCATCATGAGGAGCATTGATGGCCGGAGTGAAATCTCCGGTTTCCTTGGACCTGCCGGCAGAATGTATCCACATCTTTCCGCTTGCCGAGGCAATGCCGATGGACATATTTTTAAACGCCCCGCCAAAACCACCCATGGCATGGCCCTTAAAATGAGAAAGTATGATGAAAAAATCATAGTTCTTAAAATGAGAACCCACAAAATCTTCCTTAATATTTTTTCCATTTTTAAACGGCAGGGATATTGAACCATCCTCATCCATGATGTCGACCGGCGCAATTGCTGTAAAACCATGATCGATGGCCACCTGTTTATGCATGGCCGTTGTGGTTCTTTGTCCGCCATAAGCCGTGTTGCATTCGACGATTGTTCCATGCACCGACTGCACCAGATTTTTAATCAGATCCGGCGAAAGGTAATTGTGGCCGCCAGGCTCACCTGTGCTGATCTTTACGGCAACCCGGCCGGTTGCTTTTCTGCCCAATGCCTTGTAAATGGCCATCAACCCGGCCGGACTGATGTCTTTTGTCATATAAACAACAGGTTTTACCGCTGTGGCATTCTTATCTGTCTTAGGAGCTTTAGCAATACTTACGTTTTTTGCATCCCTATTTGCAATTTTAAGCGAATAGTCACTAAAACCATAAATCCCTGCCAACAAAAAAAGAGT
It includes:
- a CDS encoding permease, encoding MISREFIYLWYYFSVVLQQIAPYWAVGIILGSVISVFAKERIHGVLASMQNKKLGVLGVIPASLLGVASPLCMFGTIPLAASFSQKGMRDDWLAAFMMSSILLNPQLILYSAALGSTAFIIRIVSCIICGIAAGLLVYVFYQDKDFFNFSGFEERASHDTDPNLFLRLVKNIWRNIKATGLYFLAGIILTALFQRYVPTHAFASLFGSHRGYGVLMAAAVGIPVYVCGGGTSPLLMGWLQGGLSLGAASAFMITGPATKITNLGAVKIVLGTRNFILYLLFAIFYALVLGLLINMFI
- a CDS encoding DUF362 domain-containing protein, with amino-acid sequence MKKYFSIQILLTLFLLAGIYGFSDYSLKIANRDAKNVSIAKAPKTDKNATAVKPVVYMTKDISPAGLMAIYKALGRKATGRVAVKISTGEPGGHNYLSPDLIKNLVQSVHGTIVECNTAYGGQRTTTAMHKQVAIDHGFTAIAPVDIMDEDGSISLPFKNGKNIKEDFVGSHFKNYDFFIILSHFKGHAMGGFGGAFKNMSIGIASASGKMWIHSAGRSKETGDFTPAINAPHDAFLESMAEAAGAVMNSLGKRVLYISIMNKLSVDCDCDSHPADPTMKDIGILASLDPVALDQACVDLVYKAPDGKDLIKRIESRHGIHTIEHAAELGLGSRTYKLVSIDKR